From one [Ruminococcus] lactaris ATCC 29176 genomic stretch:
- a CDS encoding HAD family hydrolase — translation MDSIIFDVDGTLWDSVDPVAESWNLAIAENTDMTPDLTRDSLAWLFGKTMTEIADALFPQIPLDERMRLLTICFDYENRYLETHPGKMYDGVVDTIRELSLRYPLFIVSNCQCGYIEVMMKSSGIEPYIKDHLCFGETQLSKDQTLLQLIGKNGLKSPVYVGDTQGDADSCSRAGIPFIFAEYGLGDVPDAKVRIARFEELLKIADK, via the coding sequence ATGGATAGTATTATATTTGACGTAGATGGCACTTTATGGGATTCTGTAGATCCCGTGGCTGAATCGTGGAATCTTGCGATCGCCGAAAATACCGATATGACACCTGATCTGACACGGGACTCTCTTGCATGGCTCTTTGGAAAAACCATGACTGAAATTGCCGATGCACTTTTTCCCCAGATTCCACTCGACGAAAGAATGCGACTCCTTACGATCTGCTTTGATTATGAAAACCGATATCTCGAAACTCACCCGGGGAAAATGTATGATGGTGTTGTTGATACGATCAGAGAACTTTCCCTCAGATATCCACTCTTCATTGTCAGTAATTGTCAGTGTGGATATATTGAAGTCATGATGAAATCATCTGGGATCGAACCTTACATCAAAGATCACCTCTGCTTTGGAGAAACCCAGCTTTCAAAAGATCAGACACTTTTACAGTTGATTGGGAAAAATGGGCTGAAATCTCCGGTTTACGTTGGTGATACGCAGGGCGATGCTGATTCCTGCTCCAGGGCTGGTATTCCTTTTATTTTTGCTGAATACGGACTGGGCGATGTCCCGGATGCAAAAGTACGGATTGCACGCTTTGAGGAATTACTGAAGATTGCCGATAAATAA
- the coaE gene encoding dephospho-CoA kinase (Dephospho-CoA kinase (CoaE) performs the final step in coenzyme A biosynthesis.), whose amino-acid sequence MKVIGITGGVGSGKSAVLAWMEQEYGACICQMDEVAKQLQKKGTECFKKIVDEFGDAVVGEDGELDRKELGKMVFSSAEKLQCLNAIVHPAVLKWVQKDIVEKRKQGKPLYVVEAALLTDTGRELCDEMWYIYTSENIRRQRLKASRHYTDEKITDMIASQPSEDTFRQACQAVIDNSGDFEDTKRQIGDKL is encoded by the coding sequence ATGAAAGTAATAGGAATCACTGGAGGGGTAGGCTCCGGAAAAAGTGCAGTACTTGCCTGGATGGAACAGGAGTATGGAGCGTGTATCTGTCAGATGGACGAAGTTGCAAAGCAGCTTCAGAAAAAAGGAACAGAATGTTTCAAAAAGATCGTAGATGAATTTGGTGATGCTGTCGTTGGAGAAGACGGGGAACTGGATCGGAAAGAACTGGGTAAAATGGTATTCTCAAGTGCGGAAAAATTGCAATGCCTGAATGCAATCGTGCATCCGGCAGTGCTGAAATGGGTGCAGAAGGATATTGTTGAGAAGAGAAAGCAGGGAAAGCCTCTGTATGTCGTAGAAGCGGCACTTCTGACAGATACAGGAAGAGAGCTGTGCGATGAGATGTGGTATATTTATACTTCTGAAAATATCCGCAGGCAGAGACTGAAAGCCTCCAGGCATTATACAGATGAGAAGATTACAGATATGATCGCTTCACAGCCATCGGAAGATACATTCCGGCAGGCATGTCAGGCAGTGATTGATAACAGTGGAGACTTTGAAGATACAAAAAGACAAATAGGAGATAAGTTATAA
- the polA gene encoding DNA polymerase I, protein MREKIVLIDGHSILNRAFYGVPDLTNSEGLHTNAVYGFLNIMFKILDEEKPEYLTVTFDVHAPTFRHEMYQEYKGTRKPMAEELRQQVPVIKEVLKAMNIEIIEQAGLEADDLLGTISHQCEKEGLDVSIISGDRDTLQLTTEHIKVRIPKTKQGKTEIEDYLAADVKERYGVTPTEFIDVKALMGDTSDNIPGVPGIGEKTATKIIQEYKTIENAYEHVDELKPPRASKNLKEFWEQAQMSKTLATIRLDAETEFDLNGARHGNPYTKEAHELFQKLQFKNLLGRFDVETSANDVEATFCEVTGKAAIEKIFKEAEKAEKVGVAFSKDKGNVLPLFAHPSGIGRIALCYTEKKTVTIPCDMEMDFETLAGMISGLAEKVKVFSMCGLKESLNYLPQAKRENSFDVIVAAYLLNPLKSDYDYEDVAREQLGLLIDEKTEESTKACYEAYTAYMAVEPLNRKMEETGMTKLFREIEMPLVFTLYEMEQAGIHVEGEALKAYGDQLGNRIVELEKEIYDMAGETFNINSPKQLGVILFEKLEMPHAKKTKTGYSTAADVLDKLAPEYPIVAKILEYRQLTKLKSTYADGLATFIGPDGRIHGKFNQTITATGRISSTEPNLQNIPVRMELGRLIRKVFVPKEGCVFVDADYSQIELRILAHCSGDEQLIQAYREARDIHRMTASQVFHVPFDEVTDLQRRNAKAVNFGIVYGISSFGLSQDLSITRKEAARYIEHYFETYPGIKTFLDQCVADAKEKGYAVTLFGRRRPVPELKSSNFMQRSFGERVAMNAPIQGTAADIIKIAMIRVSDEMKKQNMKSRMILQVHDELLIEAAEEEVDEVKKILKEEMEHAASLSVPLLADMHTGKNWYEAK, encoded by the coding sequence ATGAGAGAGAAGATTGTACTGATCGATGGACATAGCATACTGAACCGGGCATTTTATGGCGTACCGGATCTGACAAATTCGGAAGGACTTCATACGAATGCGGTATATGGTTTCCTGAATATTATGTTCAAAATACTGGATGAGGAAAAACCAGAATATCTGACGGTGACATTTGATGTGCATGCACCGACTTTCCGGCATGAAATGTATCAGGAATATAAAGGAACAAGAAAGCCGATGGCAGAGGAACTGCGTCAGCAGGTTCCGGTGATCAAAGAGGTTCTGAAGGCAATGAATATCGAGATCATTGAACAGGCAGGACTGGAAGCAGATGATCTTCTTGGAACGATTTCTCATCAATGTGAAAAAGAGGGACTGGATGTCTCGATCATTTCAGGAGACCGTGATACACTTCAGCTTACCACGGAGCATATCAAGGTGCGGATTCCGAAGACAAAGCAGGGAAAGACAGAGATCGAAGATTATCTTGCGGCTGATGTGAAAGAGCGTTATGGAGTGACTCCGACAGAATTTATTGATGTAAAAGCTTTAATGGGCGATACATCGGATAATATTCCCGGAGTTCCGGGAATTGGAGAAAAGACGGCGACAAAGATCATCCAGGAATATAAGACGATTGAAAACGCATATGAGCATGTAGACGAATTAAAGCCGCCAAGAGCAAGCAAGAATCTGAAAGAGTTCTGGGAGCAGGCACAGATGAGTAAGACGCTGGCGACTATTAGGCTGGATGCGGAGACAGAATTTGATTTGAATGGAGCAAGACACGGTAACCCTTATACGAAAGAAGCACATGAGCTGTTTCAGAAGCTTCAGTTTAAGAATCTGCTGGGACGGTTCGATGTAGAAACTTCAGCAAATGATGTGGAAGCAACCTTTTGTGAAGTGACAGGAAAAGCTGCGATTGAAAAGATATTTAAAGAGGCAGAGAAGGCAGAGAAGGTCGGAGTTGCATTTTCCAAAGATAAGGGAAATGTATTGCCGCTGTTTGCACATCCATCAGGAATTGGCAGAATCGCACTTTGTTATACTGAGAAAAAGACGGTTACGATTCCGTGTGATATGGAGATGGATTTTGAAACTCTGGCAGGAATGATTTCTGGTCTGGCTGAGAAGGTGAAAGTATTTTCTATGTGTGGACTGAAAGAATCTCTCAATTATTTACCGCAGGCAAAGAGAGAGAACAGTTTTGACGTGATTGTGGCAGCTTATCTTTTGAATCCATTAAAGAGTGATTATGATTATGAGGATGTAGCGAGAGAACAACTGGGTCTTCTGATTGATGAAAAGACAGAGGAAAGTACAAAGGCATGCTACGAAGCTTATACGGCATATATGGCAGTAGAACCGTTGAACCGGAAAATGGAAGAAACCGGGATGACGAAATTGTTCCGGGAAATCGAGATGCCGCTGGTATTTACTCTGTATGAAATGGAACAGGCAGGAATCCATGTGGAAGGTGAAGCATTGAAGGCATATGGAGACCAGCTTGGAAACCGGATTGTAGAACTGGAAAAAGAAATCTATGATATGGCGGGAGAGACATTCAATATTAATTCTCCAAAGCAACTGGGAGTGATCCTTTTTGAAAAACTGGAAATGCCGCATGCCAAGAAGACCAAGACCGGGTATTCTACAGCAGCAGATGTGCTGGATAAGCTTGCACCGGAGTATCCAATCGTGGCAAAGATTCTGGAATACCGGCAGCTTACAAAGTTAAAATCGACTTATGCTGACGGGCTTGCCACATTTATCGGGCCGGATGGAAGGATTCATGGTAAATTTAACCAGACAATTACTGCAACAGGAAGAATCAGCAGTACAGAACCGAATCTTCAGAATATTCCGGTGAGAATGGAACTGGGGCGTCTGATCCGTAAAGTTTTTGTGCCGAAAGAAGGCTGCGTATTTGTGGATGCAGATTATTCTCAGATTGAACTGAGGATTCTTGCCCATTGTTCGGGGGATGAACAGTTGATTCAGGCATACCGGGAGGCAAGGGATATTCATCGGATGACGGCATCCCAGGTATTTCATGTACCGTTTGATGAGGTGACAGATCTTCAGAGAAGGAATGCCAAGGCAGTTAATTTTGGTATCGTTTATGGAATCAGTTCTTTTGGCTTAAGTCAGGATCTGAGTATTACAAGAAAAGAGGCAGCCAGGTATATTGAACATTATTTTGAGACCTATCCGGGGATCAAGACTTTTCTGGATCAGTGTGTGGCAGATGCAAAAGAAAAAGGCTATGCAGTGACATTATTCGGACGAAGAAGGCCGGTGCCGGAGCTGAAATCCAGCAATTTTATGCAGAGAAGTTTTGGAGAACGTGTGGCGATGAATGCACCGATTCAGGGAACTGCGGCAGATATCATCAAGATTGCGATGATCCGTGTAAGTGATGAGATGAAGAAGCAAAATATGAAGTCAAGAATGATCCTGCAGGTGCATGATGAGCTTCTGATCGAAGCGGCAGAAGAGGAAGTAGACGAAGTGAAAAAAATCTTAAAAGAAGAGATGGAACATGCAGCGAGTCTGTCAGTTCCGCTTCTGGCAGATATGCATACAGGAAAGAACTGGTATGAGGCAAAATAA
- a CDS encoding MBL fold metallo-hydrolase, which produces MRMCSIASGSSGNCIYVGSDNTHLLVDTGISKKRIEEGLKTLDLKGNDLNGILITHEHSDHIQGLGVFSRKYQIPIYATKGTLEGIKSYSGLGKMPEGLYHPIHTDEPFTLGDIDIHPFEISHDANEPAGYRLECGAKSVAVATDLGKYDSYTVKNLQNLDAVLLEANHDIHMLEVGGYPYYLKQRILGDRGHLSNELSGQLLCDILHDNLKHIMLGHLSKENNYAKLAYETVKLEVTLADNEYKGENLDMFVASRDSVSEIITV; this is translated from the coding sequence ATGAGAATGTGCAGCATTGCAAGTGGAAGCAGCGGGAACTGTATTTATGTGGGAAGTGATAATACGCATCTGCTTGTGGATACTGGAATCAGTAAAAAAAGAATCGAAGAAGGACTGAAGACCCTGGATCTGAAAGGGAATGATCTGAATGGAATCCTGATCACGCATGAACATTCAGATCATATTCAGGGACTGGGGGTATTCAGCAGAAAGTATCAGATCCCGATCTATGCCACAAAAGGTACATTAGAAGGAATAAAAAGTTATTCAGGACTCGGAAAGATGCCGGAGGGATTATATCATCCGATCCATACAGATGAGCCGTTTACGCTGGGGGATATTGATATTCATCCTTTTGAGATTTCACATGATGCGAACGAACCGGCAGGATACCGGCTGGAGTGCGGAGCAAAGTCCGTTGCTGTTGCAACAGATCTCGGCAAGTATGATTCGTATACAGTGAAAAATTTACAGAATCTGGATGCGGTTCTGCTGGAGGCAAATCATGATATCCATATGCTGGAGGTCGGTGGATATCCATATTATCTGAAGCAGAGGATTCTCGGAGACAGAGGTCATTTATCAAATGAATTGTCAGGACAGCTCCTTTGTGATATACTACATGATAATCTGAAACATATTATGCTGGGACATCTGAGCAAGGAGAATAATTATGCAAAGCTTGCTTATGAGACAGTAAAACTGGAAGTGACTCTGGCGGATAATGAGTATAAGGGAGAAAATCTTGATATGTTTGTTGCAAGCAGAGATTCAGTTTCAGAGATCATTACGGTATGA
- a CDS encoding ACT domain-containing protein, protein MKKCIVTVLGKDTVGIIARVCTYLAENGINILDISQTIVQGYFNMMMIVDVSNLKKDFTEVCDEMDTLGKEIGVSIRCQREEIFEKMHRL, encoded by the coding sequence ATGAAAAAATGTATTGTCACAGTACTTGGAAAAGACACGGTGGGAATTATTGCGAGAGTGTGTACATATCTGGCGGAGAACGGGATCAATATTTTAGATATCTCTCAGACGATTGTGCAGGGATATTTTAATATGATGATGATTGTTGATGTTTCAAATCTGAAAAAAGACTTTACAGAGGTATGCGATGAAATGGATACACTCGGAAAAGAAATTGGAGTAAGTATCCGTTGCCAGAGAGAAGAGATTTTTGAGAAGATGCACAGATTATAG
- a CDS encoding diaminopimelate decarboxylase, with protein sequence MSKKPFVTKEQVEEIVKTYPTPFHLYDEKGIRANAKALKEAFSWNPGYKEYFAVKATPNPFLLDILKEYGCGCDCSSYTELMLSEAVGVTGHNIMFSSNDTPAEDFRLADKLGAIINLDDISHIEFLESAIGHIPETISCRYNPGGLFKISNDIMDNPGDAKYGMTTEQITEAFKILKSKGAKEFGIHAFLASNTVTNDYYPMLAKVLFEQAVRLKNETGANIKFINLSGGIGIPYRPDQEPNDIYAIGEGVRKVYEEVLVPAGMGDVAIFTELGRYMMGPYGCLVTKAIHEKKTYKDYIGVDACAVNLMRPAMYGAYHHITVLGKENEPCDHKYDVTGSLCENNDKFAIDRMLPEIERGDYLVIHDAGAHGFSMGYNYNGKLKSAELLLKEDGSVQMIRRAETPKDYFATFDCFEIGKKLGE encoded by the coding sequence ATGAGCAAGAAACCATTTGTTACAAAGGAACAGGTTGAAGAGATCGTAAAGACCTACCCGACGCCGTTTCATCTTTATGATGAGAAAGGAATCCGTGCGAATGCAAAGGCATTAAAAGAAGCATTTTCATGGAATCCGGGATATAAAGAATATTTTGCAGTAAAGGCAACTCCAAATCCGTTCCTTCTGGATATCCTGAAGGAGTATGGTTGTGGATGTGACTGCTCATCTTATACGGAGCTGATGCTCTCAGAAGCAGTAGGTGTAACGGGACATAATATTATGTTCTCGTCAAATGATACTCCTGCAGAGGATTTCCGTCTGGCAGATAAACTTGGTGCGATCATCAATCTGGATGATATCAGCCATATTGAGTTCCTTGAAAGTGCGATCGGACATATTCCTGAGACGATCAGCTGCCGTTACAATCCAGGCGGCTTATTTAAGATCAGTAATGATATCATGGACAATCCGGGAGATGCCAAATATGGTATGACAACAGAACAGATCACGGAAGCATTTAAAATCCTGAAAAGCAAAGGTGCAAAAGAGTTTGGAATCCATGCATTTCTTGCCAGCAATACGGTGACAAATGACTATTATCCGATGCTTGCGAAAGTTTTGTTTGAGCAGGCAGTACGTCTTAAAAATGAGACAGGTGCAAATATTAAGTTTATCAATCTGTCAGGCGGAATTGGTATTCCGTACAGACCGGATCAGGAGCCGAATGATATTTATGCGATCGGAGAAGGCGTGCGTAAAGTCTATGAGGAAGTATTAGTCCCTGCTGGAATGGGTGATGTAGCAATCTTTACAGAACTGGGACGTTACATGATGGGACCTTACGGCTGCCTTGTTACAAAAGCGATTCACGAGAAAAAGACTTATAAAGATTATATTGGTGTAGATGCATGTGCAGTTAATCTGATGCGTCCGGCAATGTATGGAGCATATCATCATATTACGGTTCTTGGAAAAGAGAATGAACCATGTGACCATAAATACGATGTGACAGGATCTCTGTGCGAGAATAATGATAAATTTGCGATTGACAGAATGCTCCCAGAGATTGAAAGAGGAGATTACCTGGTGATTCATGATGCGGGGGCTCACGGCTTTTCCATGGGATACAATTACAATGGAAAATTAAAGTCAGCGGAGTTATTGCTGAAAGAAGATGGAAGCGTGCAGATGATCCGTCGTGCTGAGACACCGAAGGATTATTTCGCTACATTTGATTGCTTTGAGATAGGCAAAAAACTTGGTGAGTAA